A single window of Nocardioides baekrokdamisoli DNA harbors:
- a CDS encoding IS3 family transposase codes for MAHLEKKFKVSERRACRLVGQPRSSNRYAPVPSDFEAHLVARMTKLAGRHPKWGYRIIHALLVEEGWEINRKRIERLWRQEGLQVPPRRSKDAGQKARGDDENSLWKLPPLRRNHIWSYDFVTRRTDDGRAVRVLNVIDEFTRVALGSWVARSIGAVHVQRHLEVLFERHGKPSLIRADNGREFVADSLREWLTEQGVRAVFVAKASPQQNGYIERFNGTMSRELFGHEIYHSVLEVRHVVNEWTQMYNTRRPHRGLGGKTPAAYAKMYPDTVDPEEDGGCP; via the coding sequence GTGGCTCACCTTGAGAAGAAGTTCAAGGTCAGTGAACGGCGTGCGTGTCGTCTTGTCGGGCAGCCCCGATCCTCCAACCGTTACGCCCCGGTGCCGTCGGATTTCGAAGCTCATTTGGTCGCGCGGATGACCAAGCTGGCCGGTCGGCATCCGAAGTGGGGCTACCGGATCATCCACGCACTCTTGGTCGAGGAAGGCTGGGAGATCAACCGGAAACGCATCGAGCGGTTGTGGCGCCAAGAAGGGCTCCAAGTGCCCCCACGACGGAGCAAAGATGCAGGTCAGAAGGCACGTGGGGACGACGAGAACTCGTTGTGGAAGCTGCCACCGTTACGTCGCAATCACATCTGGTCCTATGACTTCGTGACCCGTAGGACCGATGACGGCCGCGCGGTGCGGGTGCTGAACGTGATCGATGAGTTCACCCGTGTCGCGCTCGGGTCGTGGGTGGCCAGGTCGATCGGTGCCGTCCATGTCCAACGTCACTTGGAGGTCCTCTTCGAACGTCACGGGAAGCCTTCGTTGATCCGAGCCGACAACGGCCGGGAGTTCGTGGCCGACTCCCTGCGTGAGTGGCTGACCGAGCAAGGCGTTCGGGCGGTGTTCGTGGCCAAGGCCTCGCCGCAGCAGAACGGGTACATCGAACGCTTCAACGGCACGATGTCGCGGGAGCTGTTCGGGCACGAGATCTACCACTCGGTCCTGGAAGTTCGACACGTCGTCAACGAGTGGACGCAGATGTACAACACCCGCCGACCCCACCGGGGATTGGGTGGCAAGACCCCAGCGGCGTACGCGAAGATGTACCCCGACACAGTCGATCCCGAAGAGGATGGTGGTTGCCCGTGA
- a CDS encoding transposase, whose amino-acid sequence MAAAKRLSPEQIVAKLRDAEKLQGQGATIPQVCKRLGVSEQTFYRWRSKYGALKEDEAIRLKTLEQENARLKRIVAEQALDISMLKDLSKGNF is encoded by the coding sequence ATGGCTGCGGCGAAGAGGTTGTCGCCTGAGCAGATCGTGGCGAAGTTGCGGGATGCGGAGAAGCTCCAGGGCCAAGGCGCGACGATTCCGCAGGTGTGTAAACGGCTCGGCGTCAGCGAGCAGACGTTCTATCGGTGGCGTTCGAAGTACGGGGCGTTGAAGGAGGACGAGGCGATCCGGCTCAAGACGCTGGAACAGGAGAACGCCCGGCTGAAGCGGATCGTTGCTGAGCAGGCGTTGGACATCTCGATGTTGAAGGACCTGTCCAAGGGAAACTTCTAA